In Methanoregula formicica SMSP, the DNA window GCGCCCCGTTCACCTCCAGCTTCCCGAAGATCTTCACGCCCTCGCCGATATAGGCGTCCCGTTTTGCGATAACATCGTTTCCGATCTCGCACCAGTTCCCGATCCGCGTGTCCCGGGCCGCCCAGACGTACTCGCGGATTTTCGAGGATTCGCCCACGAAGACATCGTTGCCCCGGAGCCCGTAGTCGATCTGGCAGGACTCCCCGACCACGATGTCGCGCGCGGTCTTGAGGCTGTGCTCCTGCAGCTCCGTCCCGTCGGGAAGGAGGCAGTGACGGTGCCAGTCTTGTGCGGATCGTTCTTTCATGGGTCTCCGGGAGGGGGATTATGCCCCGAACTTGTGCGATTTGTTGACGAGGTCAAGGGCTATCGGCAAAAGGTCGACTCCCCGGATCCGGCCAAGGCCGCCCTTTGCGCAGGAGAATTCATCGTACCGGACAATATCGTCCATCCGTACGCCCTCGCCCCGGATCAAAACAGGGACCGGGTCGGCGGAGTGGTCCTTGATGCAGACCGGTGTCGAGTGGTCTCCCGTGATAATGATGATGGTGTCCTGCAGGCCCAGCAGGGGTTCGAGCAGCGGGTCGATCTTTTCAATGAAGGCCTTCTTCTGGTCGGCAAGGCCGTCATGGCCGGACTCATCGGCGCCCTTGATGTTCATTAAGACGAAGTCCTTTGTCTCAAGCTCCCTGATCGCCGCTGCAACCTTCCCGCTGATGTTGCTGTTCTGCGAGCCGGTTATCCCGGGAACCTCAACGTGAGGGAGGCCGACCGCTTTCCCGATCCCGGTGATGAGGCTTGCCGCCGAGATGACCGATCCCGACAGTTCGTATTTTTTCTGGAAGGGCTCGAAGTCCCCCATCTCCCCGGCTCCCCGCATCAGGACGATGTTAGCGGGGGCGAGGTCCTGTTCTACCCGCGCCTGGTTGATGGGGTGGTCAAAAAGGATCTTCGTGGACTGTTTCACGAACTCGTTGCAGACCGCTGCCGTCTTGTCCTCTTTCTCTCCCGTACGGAGTACCTTTACGGTGAGCGGGGCAACCCCCTCTTTCTTCGGGTCGTTGGAGGAGACGCAGTGGCTTAATCCCTCGCCCTCAAGAGCCAGGGCTGCCCGGTGCCCCGCCCCGGACCGGAAAATGAACTCAACGCCGAACTTCGAGAGATCGACGCCTTCCTGGATGGCTTTACTCAGCGCTTCCGTGTCGTGGATACGCCCCGCACGGCGGTCAATGACCTTCCCTTCGGGAGAAAGGGTCGCGTAATTGCACCGGAACCCGATCATGCCGGCCTTCATGTCGATGCCGGTGCCAACGCATTCGAGTGGTCCCCGGCCAGTGTAATACTTGTACGGATCATAGCCGAGGAGGGCAAGGTGGGCGGTGTCGGAGCCCGGGCGGATGCCGGGAGCGATCGTGTCCATGACCCCGCAGATCCCTTCGGCAGCGAGCTTGTCGAGAACGGGTTTCCTTGCCGCGGAGAGTGGTGTTCCGCCCCGGAGCGCCGGGCAGGGACGGTCAGAGATGCCGTCAAGGACGATGAAGAGAATTTTCTTTGCGGTCATTCTTGTGCAATGGTTGGGCGGGAGGGGTAATATGGTTTCTTCCCTCTGGAAGAATATCCTGACGCCATCCGCCAAAAATTTTCAATCGTCCCCGGGACCCTGCTTGTTTTTTCAGCGGCTCCCGGTTGATCGGCCGGCTCCCTCACTACAGACACGCAGAAAAATTGTATGTTGTTCAATAGTTTTGTAAGTTCAATACCCTGCGATCGCCTCGTTACCTGACACCATGTTATTGCGATTGAACATGTTCAGGCAGGGTGTGGCCCGTATCCCCGGTCACACCGGTATACGGTACAGCATGTCTGGAACGGATCAGGCCGATCATTCCGCGTCCGGCACGATGGCCGAGAGGATGACCGCGATGACCGCAAGGACGAGCCCGGCTCCTACGGCAACCTGGAACCCGTACACGAGTGTTGCGCAACTGATACTGGCAAAGTCCACAACGGCTCCGGCTTCCCTTGTGGCGAGCGTGAAGATCGCAGC includes these proteins:
- a CDS encoding 2,3-bisphosphoglycerate-independent phosphoglycerate mutase; this encodes MTAKKILFIVLDGISDRPCPALRGGTPLSAARKPVLDKLAAEGICGVMDTIAPGIRPGSDTAHLALLGYDPYKYYTGRGPLECVGTGIDMKAGMIGFRCNYATLSPEGKVIDRRAGRIHDTEALSKAIQEGVDLSKFGVEFIFRSGAGHRAALALEGEGLSHCVSSNDPKKEGVAPLTVKVLRTGEKEDKTAAVCNEFVKQSTKILFDHPINQARVEQDLAPANIVLMRGAGEMGDFEPFQKKYELSGSVISAASLITGIGKAVGLPHVEVPGITGSQNSNISGKVAAAIRELETKDFVLMNIKGADESGHDGLADQKKAFIEKIDPLLEPLLGLQDTIIIITGDHSTPVCIKDHSADPVPVLIRGEGVRMDDIVRYDEFSCAKGGLGRIRGVDLLPIALDLVNKSHKFGA